The genomic interval TCGCAACAATAATAAGACGATTGAGATTACGGCACGCAAAAGTGAGTACAAGCCCGCAGTTCGAAGTCCGCGTCATGTCGCTCTGATCAAAGACGTAACTGTTTCAGATTTTGAATTAACATTCAGAGTTCGAAGTACCAAAGACACGGGCGATCATCGTGACTGCTGTATCTTTTTTGGCTGGCAGGATAAGACTCATTTCTACTACGCGCACCTTGGCGCCAGACCGGATCCGGCCAGCGGACAGATCATGATTGTGAATGATGCCCCGCGCAGGCCACTGACCAAAAACGAAAAACCCACACCATGGAACGACGAATGGCATCAGGTGAAACTGGTACGTTCCACAAAGAGCGGGACAATTGCTGTTTACTTCGACGATATGCAGAAGCCTCACATGCAGGTCAACGACCCTACATTTGGAAAGGGACGCATTGGAATTGGTTCCTTCGATGATCTGAACGAGTTCGACGACATTGTGCTGCGGGGGCAATAACCCGTCGTTTTCAGTTCAGTCAACGTCCGGCCGCGTCTCCTGGTTGTTTTATGATCACGGTGAGTAGTATGGGTCGAATTGTCGCTCTGCTGTTGGTGATACCCGTTCTGCCCGCAGGTTTCGGTGCTGACCCTGTGGATGTGTGGCCGGAGCTGGCTCCGGGTGAAACAACGCGCAATATCGGCGAGATTCTGCCGTTTCGACCCGCTGAGCAGCCACCTGTTACCCGAGTTGTCAAAATTACCCGACCGACATTCACGGTTCACCTGGCGGATGATCCGAATGGTTCGGCGGCCATCATCCTTCCCGGAGGAGGATTTGGGAAAGTCGTTCCCGACAAGGAAGGAACGGAAGCTGCTGACTGGCTGAACCGGCACGGCGTGTCAGCATTCGTACTGAGTTACCGAACAAAAGACGATTCTTCAGGTCCGGCATGGGTTGAGCCGCTGCAGGATGCACAACGAACTCTGTCGCGTGTTCGTGCTGATGCTGAATCATGGGGACTGAAAGAGGATCGCATCGGTCTGGTTGCGTTTTCGGCCGGAGGACAGGTTGCTGCCCGACTGCTCAGCAGACCGATGAAGCGGTCTTACAAACGTATTGATGCCGTTGATGACGTTTCGTTTTGGCCGGACTTTGCGATTCTGGTTTATCCCTGGAAAATCTACGATGTGCTGAATGATGAACTGGTTTCGGGAGTCAAAGTCACTGAACTGTCTCCGCCCGTGTTTCTGGCCCACACCGACGACGACCGATCGTCCTCGGTTGGTGCAGCATTGTATTATGCAGGACTTCGGAAACTTCAGATTCCGGCCGAATTGCACATCTATGTCA from Fuerstiella sp. carries:
- a CDS encoding alpha/beta hydrolase; the encoded protein is MGRIVALLLVIPVLPAGFGADPVDVWPELAPGETTRNIGEILPFRPAEQPPVTRVVKITRPTFTVHLADDPNGSAAIILPGGGFGKVVPDKEGTEAADWLNRHGVSAFVLSYRTKDDSSGPAWVEPLQDAQRTLSRVRADAESWGLKEDRIGLVAFSAGGQVAARLLSRPMKRSYKRIDAVDDVSFWPDFAILVYPWKIYDVLNDELVSGVKVTELSPPVFLAHTDDDRSSSVGAALYYAGLRKLQIPAELHIYVNGGHGYGLRHVDGSQISSWPDHAIHWLATQRILNH